One genomic segment of Mauremys mutica isolate MM-2020 ecotype Southern chromosome 10, ASM2049712v1, whole genome shotgun sequence includes these proteins:
- the HNRNPA3 gene encoding heterogeneous nuclear ribonucleoprotein A3 isoform X1 — MAIATIKEDKDIQDYIRRKDEDFYRLKGATELVHPSKMSGIKEERDIEDYKRKGRRSSQGHDPKEPEQLRKLFIGGLSFETTDDSLREHFEKWGTLTDCVVMRDPQTKRSRGFGFVTYSCVEEVDAAMSARPHKVDGRVVEPKRAVSREDSVKPGAHLTVKKIFVGGIKEDTEEYNLRDYFEKYGKIETIEVMEDRQSGKKRGFAFVTFDDHDTVDKIVVQKYHTINGHNCEVKKALSKQEMQTASSQRGRGGGSGNFMGRGSFGGGGGGGGGNFSRGGNFGGRGGYGGGGSGGGGGRSGSFGSGDGYNGFGDGGNYGGGPGYSSRGGYGGGGGGGPGYGNPGGGYGGGGGGGGGGGGGYDGYNEGGNFGGGNYGGSGNYNDFGNYSGQQQSNYGPMKGGGSFGGRSSGSPYGGGYGSGGGSGGYGGRRF, encoded by the exons GTTAAAAGGAGCAACTGAGTTAGTGCATCCTTCGAAAATGTCTGGGATCAAAGAGGAGAGAGATATTGAAgactacaagaggaaaggaagaaGATCTTCACAG GGCCATGACCCAAAGGAGCCAGAACAGTTGAGAAAATTGTTCATTGGAGGCCTGAGCTTTGAAACAACAGATGATAGCTTAAgagaacattttgaaaaatgggGCACGCTCACGGACTGTGTG GTGATGAGAGACCCACAAACAAAACGTTCCAGAGGCTTTGGCTTTGTGACTTACTCTTGTGTGGAAGAGGTAGATGCTGCAATGAGTGCTCGACCACATAAGGTTGATGGGCGTGTGGTCGAGCCCAAGAGAGCAGTTTCTAGAGAA GATTCTGTAAAGCCTGGAGCACACTTAACAGTAAAGAAAATATTTGTTGGTGGAATTAAAGAAGATACAGAAGAGTATAATTTAAGAGACTACTTTGAAAAATATGGCAAGATTGAAACCATAGAAGTAATGGAAGACAGGCAGAGTGGAAAGAAAAGAGGATTTGCTTTTGTAACTTTTGATGATCATGATACAGTTGATAAAATTGTTG TTCAGAAATATCATACTATAAATGGACATAATTGTGAAGTGAAAAAAGCACTTTCCAAGCAAGAGATGCAGACTGCTAGCTCACAGAGAG GTCGCGGGGGTGGCTCAGGCAACTTCATGGGTCGTGGAagttttggaggaggaggaggtggtggtggtggaaattTCAGCCGAGGAGGAAACTTTGGTGGCAGAG GAGGCTATGGTGGCGgcggcagcggtggtggtggtgggagaagTGGAAGCTTTGGGAGTGGTGATGGATATAATGGATTTGGCGATG GTGGGAACTATGGAGGTGGCCCTGGTTACAGTAGTAGAGGGGgttatggtggtggtggtggtggaggaccAGGATACGGAAACCCAGGTGGTGGATATGgtggcggtggtggtggtggtggaggaggaggaggtggatacGATGGTTACAACGAAGGAGGAAATTTTGGTGGCG GTAACTATGGTGGCAGTGGAAACTATAACGATTTTGGCAATTATAGTGGACAACAGCAGTCAAACTATGGACCCATGAAAGGAGGTGGCAGTTTTGGTGGCAGAAGCTCAGGCAGTCCCTATGGTG GTGGTTATGGATCTGGAGGTGGCAGTGGTGGCTATGGTGGCAGAAGATTCTAA
- the HNRNPA3 gene encoding heterogeneous nuclear ribonucleoprotein A3 isoform X2, producing MSGIKEERDIEDYKRKGRRSSQGHDPKEPEQLRKLFIGGLSFETTDDSLREHFEKWGTLTDCVVMRDPQTKRSRGFGFVTYSCVEEVDAAMSARPHKVDGRVVEPKRAVSREDSVKPGAHLTVKKIFVGGIKEDTEEYNLRDYFEKYGKIETIEVMEDRQSGKKRGFAFVTFDDHDTVDKIVVQKYHTINGHNCEVKKALSKQEMQTASSQRGRGGGSGNFMGRGSFGGGGGGGGGNFSRGGNFGGRGGYGGGGSGGGGGRSGSFGSGDGYNGFGDGGNYGGGPGYSSRGGYGGGGGGGPGYGNPGGGYGGGGGGGGGGGGGYDGYNEGGNFGGGNYGGSGNYNDFGNYSGQQQSNYGPMKGGGSFGGRSSGSPYGGGYGSGGGSGGYGGRRF from the exons ATGTCTGGGATCAAAGAGGAGAGAGATATTGAAgactacaagaggaaaggaagaaGATCTTCACAG GGCCATGACCCAAAGGAGCCAGAACAGTTGAGAAAATTGTTCATTGGAGGCCTGAGCTTTGAAACAACAGATGATAGCTTAAgagaacattttgaaaaatgggGCACGCTCACGGACTGTGTG GTGATGAGAGACCCACAAACAAAACGTTCCAGAGGCTTTGGCTTTGTGACTTACTCTTGTGTGGAAGAGGTAGATGCTGCAATGAGTGCTCGACCACATAAGGTTGATGGGCGTGTGGTCGAGCCCAAGAGAGCAGTTTCTAGAGAA GATTCTGTAAAGCCTGGAGCACACTTAACAGTAAAGAAAATATTTGTTGGTGGAATTAAAGAAGATACAGAAGAGTATAATTTAAGAGACTACTTTGAAAAATATGGCAAGATTGAAACCATAGAAGTAATGGAAGACAGGCAGAGTGGAAAGAAAAGAGGATTTGCTTTTGTAACTTTTGATGATCATGATACAGTTGATAAAATTGTTG TTCAGAAATATCATACTATAAATGGACATAATTGTGAAGTGAAAAAAGCACTTTCCAAGCAAGAGATGCAGACTGCTAGCTCACAGAGAG GTCGCGGGGGTGGCTCAGGCAACTTCATGGGTCGTGGAagttttggaggaggaggaggtggtggtggtggaaattTCAGCCGAGGAGGAAACTTTGGTGGCAGAG GAGGCTATGGTGGCGgcggcagcggtggtggtggtgggagaagTGGAAGCTTTGGGAGTGGTGATGGATATAATGGATTTGGCGATG GTGGGAACTATGGAGGTGGCCCTGGTTACAGTAGTAGAGGGGgttatggtggtggtggtggtggaggaccAGGATACGGAAACCCAGGTGGTGGATATGgtggcggtggtggtggtggtggaggaggaggaggtggatacGATGGTTACAACGAAGGAGGAAATTTTGGTGGCG GTAACTATGGTGGCAGTGGAAACTATAACGATTTTGGCAATTATAGTGGACAACAGCAGTCAAACTATGGACCCATGAAAGGAGGTGGCAGTTTTGGTGGCAGAAGCTCAGGCAGTCCCTATGGTG GTGGTTATGGATCTGGAGGTGGCAGTGGTGGCTATGGTGGCAGAAGATTCTAA
- the HNRNPA3 gene encoding heterogeneous nuclear ribonucleoprotein A3 isoform X3, whose product MEGHDPKEPEQLRKLFIGGLSFETTDDSLREHFEKWGTLTDCVVMRDPQTKRSRGFGFVTYSCVEEVDAAMSARPHKVDGRVVEPKRAVSREDSVKPGAHLTVKKIFVGGIKEDTEEYNLRDYFEKYGKIETIEVMEDRQSGKKRGFAFVTFDDHDTVDKIVVQKYHTINGHNCEVKKALSKQEMQTASSQRGRGGGSGNFMGRGSFGGGGGGGGGNFSRGGNFGGRGGYGGGGSGGGGGRSGSFGSGDGYNGFGDGGNYGGGPGYSSRGGYGGGGGGGPGYGNPGGGYGGGGGGGGGGGGGYDGYNEGGNFGGGNYGGSGNYNDFGNYSGQQQSNYGPMKGGGSFGGRSSGSPYGGGYGSGGGSGGYGGRRF is encoded by the exons ATGGAG GGCCATGACCCAAAGGAGCCAGAACAGTTGAGAAAATTGTTCATTGGAGGCCTGAGCTTTGAAACAACAGATGATAGCTTAAgagaacattttgaaaaatgggGCACGCTCACGGACTGTGTG GTGATGAGAGACCCACAAACAAAACGTTCCAGAGGCTTTGGCTTTGTGACTTACTCTTGTGTGGAAGAGGTAGATGCTGCAATGAGTGCTCGACCACATAAGGTTGATGGGCGTGTGGTCGAGCCCAAGAGAGCAGTTTCTAGAGAA GATTCTGTAAAGCCTGGAGCACACTTAACAGTAAAGAAAATATTTGTTGGTGGAATTAAAGAAGATACAGAAGAGTATAATTTAAGAGACTACTTTGAAAAATATGGCAAGATTGAAACCATAGAAGTAATGGAAGACAGGCAGAGTGGAAAGAAAAGAGGATTTGCTTTTGTAACTTTTGATGATCATGATACAGTTGATAAAATTGTTG TTCAGAAATATCATACTATAAATGGACATAATTGTGAAGTGAAAAAAGCACTTTCCAAGCAAGAGATGCAGACTGCTAGCTCACAGAGAG GTCGCGGGGGTGGCTCAGGCAACTTCATGGGTCGTGGAagttttggaggaggaggaggtggtggtggtggaaattTCAGCCGAGGAGGAAACTTTGGTGGCAGAG GAGGCTATGGTGGCGgcggcagcggtggtggtggtgggagaagTGGAAGCTTTGGGAGTGGTGATGGATATAATGGATTTGGCGATG GTGGGAACTATGGAGGTGGCCCTGGTTACAGTAGTAGAGGGGgttatggtggtggtggtggtggaggaccAGGATACGGAAACCCAGGTGGTGGATATGgtggcggtggtggtggtggtggaggaggaggaggtggatacGATGGTTACAACGAAGGAGGAAATTTTGGTGGCG GTAACTATGGTGGCAGTGGAAACTATAACGATTTTGGCAATTATAGTGGACAACAGCAGTCAAACTATGGACCCATGAAAGGAGGTGGCAGTTTTGGTGGCAGAAGCTCAGGCAGTCCCTATGGTG GTGGTTATGGATCTGGAGGTGGCAGTGGTGGCTATGGTGGCAGAAGATTCTAA